One window of Pleomorphomonas sp. T1.2MG-36 genomic DNA carries:
- a CDS encoding ABC transporter permease: MGLLFIAALAISLFSLLPLGFVVWVAIQTGWRIASAMIFRPRVAELLVNTLLLEVCVIPLSILLAVALAWMTERSDLPGARMWAWLAIAPLTIPAFVNSYAWVSLAPGWHGLGAATLISVLAYFPFLYLPIAAQLRRLDPAMEDVAASLGLGPVRVFLRIVMPQLRLAICGGSLLIGLHLLAEYGLFALIRFDTFTTAIVDQFQSTYNGPAANMLAGVLVICCLGLLVTESVVRGNERYARLGPGAALVPPRYKLGKATTPCLLVPVTTAVLSLGVPFFTLGHWLLLGGVDVWQMDRIGPALAATAALAATGAMVTTLAAVPMAWLSVRAPSRAQRVAEACHYYVGSLPGVVVALALVTVTVRVALPLYQTAATLVLAYVLLFLPRALVGLRASVAQAPAELEQAAMSLGRPPFRAIWQTTMRLAMPGAAASMALVGLGITTELTATLLLSPNGTRTLATQFWSLTSEIDYVAAAPYAVMMVVLSWPLAVIVHTQSKREVRR, translated from the coding sequence ATTGGCCTGCTGTTCATTGCTGCGCTGGCCATCTCGCTCTTCTCTCTGCTGCCGCTCGGCTTTGTCGTCTGGGTCGCCATCCAGACCGGTTGGCGGATTGCTTCAGCGATGATTTTCCGTCCACGCGTTGCGGAACTGCTGGTCAATACGCTGCTGCTCGAAGTCTGCGTCATTCCGCTGTCCATTTTACTGGCGGTAGCGCTTGCCTGGATGACGGAGCGCAGCGACTTGCCGGGCGCCCGCATGTGGGCGTGGCTGGCCATCGCGCCACTGACGATTCCCGCCTTCGTAAACAGTTACGCCTGGGTTAGCCTTGCCCCGGGTTGGCATGGTCTTGGCGCCGCGACGTTGATTTCCGTCCTAGCCTACTTCCCGTTTCTCTATCTGCCGATTGCCGCCCAGTTGCGCCGACTCGATCCGGCGATGGAGGATGTCGCCGCCTCGCTCGGCCTTGGTCCCGTCCGCGTCTTTCTGCGCATCGTAATGCCGCAATTGCGACTCGCCATTTGCGGCGGATCGCTGCTGATCGGCCTGCATCTGCTCGCCGAATACGGACTTTTCGCTCTCATTCGTTTCGACACCTTCACCACTGCCATCGTTGACCAGTTTCAATCGACCTATAACGGTCCGGCCGCCAACATGCTCGCCGGCGTATTGGTCATCTGTTGCCTAGGCCTGTTGGTCACCGAATCCGTCGTACGCGGCAACGAGCGCTACGCGCGGCTCGGCCCTGGCGCCGCGCTAGTGCCGCCCCGATACAAACTCGGCAAGGCAACGACGCCCTGCCTGCTGGTACCGGTCACGACAGCCGTCTTATCGCTCGGGGTGCCATTCTTCACTTTGGGCCACTGGCTGTTGCTGGGCGGTGTGGACGTCTGGCAGATGGACCGCATCGGACCGGCGCTCGCAGCCACAGCGGCCCTGGCCGCGACCGGCGCGATGGTCACCACGCTTGCCGCAGTTCCCATGGCGTGGCTATCAGTTCGCGCCCCGAGCCGCGCACAGCGCGTTGCCGAAGCCTGCCACTACTATGTTGGTTCACTGCCCGGCGTAGTCGTCGCGCTTGCTCTTGTTACCGTCACCGTCCGAGTAGCGCTTCCACTCTACCAAACCGCAGCAACACTCGTGCTCGCTTATGTCCTGCTCTTTCTGCCGCGCGCTCTGGTTGGTCTGCGCGCCAGCGTCGCCCAGGCACCGGCCGAACTGGAACAGGCGGCAATGTCCCTCGGGCGACCGCCTTTCCGAGCCATCTGGCAGACTACGATGCGGCTCGCGATGCCAGGCGCCGCGGCCAGCATGGCCCTTGTCGGCCTCGGTATCACGACGGAACTGACCGCCACCTTGCTGTTGTCGCCAAATGGCACGCGTACCCTTGCAACCCAGTTCTGGTCTCTCACGAGCGAGATCGACTATGTCGCCGCAGCGCCCTACGCGGTGATGATGGTGGTCCTGTCGTGGCCGCTCGCCGTCATTGTCCACACACAGTCCAAGCGCGAGGTCCGTCGATGA
- a CDS encoding iron ABC transporter substrate-binding protein, whose protein sequence is MQIISRLFAGAVTLGAAFISTSGASSAQESDEIVVYNAQHESLTQAWADGFTKDTGIKVTLRNGGDTELGNQLVEEGAASPADVFLTENSPAMALVDGVGLFASVNPDTLAQVPENFRSATGHWVGIAARSTVFAYNKQRLTEEQLPKSILDLAGANWKGRWAASPSGADFQAIVGAMLVLKGEDVTASWLKAMKDGAVAYRGNGAAMKGVNAGEVDGAIIYHYYYFGDQAKTGENSKNIALHYFRGQDPGAFLSTSGGGVLASSKHQQQAQAFLKWIAGPAGQAVLRDGTSFEYAVGTGADSNSKLVPIAELQIPTVDSSKLNSWKVTELMTAAGLL, encoded by the coding sequence ATGCAGATCATTTCTCGGCTTTTCGCCGGCGCCGTGACGCTTGGCGCAGCCTTCATTTCTACCTCAGGCGCGTCTTCAGCCCAGGAATCTGACGAAATTGTTGTCTATAACGCACAACATGAAAGCCTGACCCAAGCTTGGGCCGATGGTTTCACCAAGGATACGGGAATCAAAGTGACGCTGCGCAACGGCGGCGACACGGAACTTGGCAACCAGCTAGTCGAGGAAGGCGCGGCGTCGCCGGCCGACGTATTCCTGACGGAAAATTCCCCGGCAATGGCACTGGTGGATGGCGTCGGCCTGTTCGCTTCCGTAAATCCGGACACTCTGGCCCAAGTGCCGGAGAATTTTCGTTCAGCTACCGGCCACTGGGTCGGTATCGCGGCGCGATCGACCGTGTTCGCCTACAACAAGCAGAGGCTGACGGAAGAGCAGTTGCCCAAGTCCATTTTGGATTTGGCAGGCGCGAACTGGAAGGGGCGTTGGGCAGCGTCTCCGTCAGGCGCGGACTTCCAGGCCATCGTCGGTGCCATGCTGGTACTTAAGGGAGAGGACGTCACTGCATCCTGGTTGAAGGCGATGAAGGACGGCGCCGTCGCCTATCGCGGCAACGGGGCAGCTATGAAGGGCGTCAATGCCGGCGAAGTAGATGGAGCGATCATCTACCACTATTACTATTTTGGCGACCAGGCCAAGACGGGTGAGAACAGTAAAAATATAGCGCTTCACTATTTCCGGGGCCAGGACCCCGGGGCTTTCCTCAGCACCTCGGGCGGTGGCGTGTTGGCTTCCAGTAAGCACCAGCAGCAGGCGCAAGCCTTCCTGAAGTGGATAGCCGGACCGGCCGGGCAGGCGGTGTTGCGCGACGGCACTTCCTTTGAGTACGCCGTCGGGACCGGAGCCGACTCCAATTCCAAGCTGGTGCCGATCGCCGAGCTGCAGATCCCGACCGTGGACTCCTCCAAGCTCAATAGCTGGAAGGTGACCGAGCTGATGACCGCAGCAGGTCTGCTCTAG
- a CDS encoding sensor histidine kinase, translated as MKNPLTWSMRFAIAISAVFALAALFAGGLSYVMQSEEMLRRLQADVRADTESLALGVKDGDIQDLIDQITARIAVIRDGSQIVAFIPADGSTPQGNARIAAPFDGVRHLVPGKDFVLVTPPIDDLPDSYVAYGMHLPEGWIMTGRDDAWQREQTEILLNSFGWGLGLALLLSTGFAVFIARRTEVRIRRMESVLEAVGTGRHELRIHDGGEDDVARLAQSVDRALDQLEAGIDAIRQVSTDVAHDLRAPLARLRLRLEPIALNQGLPSEARREIGSALADLDQVSETFDAILRLSRMQAGTVEIANAPVDLASLCRDIHEVMTASAEDMGHSLTLDLPEQAIVAGDRELLTQAVVNLTDNAMRHCPVPIRITLAVRKQGAQILLSVLDDGPGIPEPELARVRERFVRLDSSRNTPGSGLGLALVEAISKLHRADFVLENASPGLRATLVFEIPEQ; from the coding sequence ATGAAAAATCCTCTTACGTGGTCGATGCGCTTTGCCATCGCGATTTCCGCCGTTTTCGCACTGGCCGCTTTGTTCGCGGGCGGTCTGTCCTACGTGATGCAATCGGAGGAAATGCTGCGTCGCCTACAGGCTGACGTTCGTGCCGATACCGAAAGCTTGGCTCTGGGCGTAAAGGACGGCGACATACAGGATCTGATCGACCAGATCACCGCCCGCATCGCCGTGATCCGCGACGGCTCGCAGATTGTCGCTTTCATCCCGGCAGATGGTTCGACACCGCAAGGCAACGCACGAATTGCTGCCCCATTCGATGGAGTGCGCCATCTCGTGCCAGGCAAGGATTTCGTCCTTGTCACTCCGCCCATCGATGATTTGCCCGATAGTTACGTCGCCTACGGGATGCATCTGCCGGAAGGTTGGATCATGACCGGACGAGACGATGCCTGGCAACGCGAGCAGACCGAAATCCTGCTGAACAGTTTTGGCTGGGGGCTTGGTCTTGCACTGCTCCTATCTACCGGCTTTGCGGTTTTCATCGCACGCCGAACCGAGGTGCGTATTCGCCGAATGGAGAGTGTGCTGGAGGCGGTTGGTACCGGACGGCACGAGTTGCGTATCCACGATGGCGGCGAGGACGATGTCGCTCGCTTGGCACAAAGCGTCGATCGGGCATTAGACCAGCTTGAGGCGGGAATCGATGCGATCCGGCAGGTGTCGACCGATGTGGCGCACGACCTGCGGGCTCCTCTCGCCCGACTGCGGTTGCGGCTTGAGCCCATCGCACTCAATCAAGGTTTGCCTTCTGAAGCGAGGCGGGAAATCGGCAGCGCATTGGCGGACCTGGACCAAGTCTCAGAGACGTTTGACGCCATCCTGCGCCTGTCACGCATGCAGGCAGGTACGGTCGAGATTGCCAACGCACCTGTCGATCTCGCCTCACTATGCCGAGATATCCATGAAGTCATGACTGCCAGCGCCGAGGATATGGGGCATAGCTTGACGCTCGATTTGCCGGAGCAGGCGATAGTAGCGGGTGACCGCGAACTACTGACTCAAGCGGTCGTCAATTTGACCGACAATGCGATGCGGCATTGCCCCGTACCAATCAGAATTACACTTGCCGTTCGGAAACAGGGCGCGCAGATCCTACTATCCGTGTTGGACGACGGGCCAGGCATTCCCGAACCGGAGTTGGCACGTGTCCGTGAGCGATTTGTTCGGCTGGACAGCAGTCGCAATACACCCGGCAGCGGTTTGGGACTCGCTCTCGTAGAAGCGATCTCGAAACTGCATCGTGCCGATTTTGTACTTGAAAATGCGAGCCCCGGACTTCGTGCCACTCTCGTCTTCGAGATACCGGAACAATGA
- a CDS encoding response regulator transcription factor translates to MKVLIAEDDTATGEYLCKGLIREGHSVDLIGDGREALSQATAQTYDLLILDRMMPGLDGLVLLKALRTAQIATPAILLTAMGSVEDRVTGLRAGADDYMVKPFAFVELLARIDTIFRRPALRMEVTELVHGDLRLDLLSREAWRDGQRIDLQPREFMLLKHFMERPGRVQTKTILLEAIWDLHFDPKTSVVETHISRLRSKIDKPFAKLYLTTLHGIGYVFESA, encoded by the coding sequence ATGAAAGTTCTTATTGCCGAAGACGATACAGCGACAGGCGAGTACCTATGCAAAGGCCTGATAAGAGAGGGGCACTCCGTTGATCTGATCGGCGATGGACGTGAAGCGCTTTCACAGGCTACCGCGCAGACCTATGACCTGCTCATTCTCGATCGAATGATGCCGGGGCTCGACGGGTTGGTATTGCTCAAGGCGCTCAGAACGGCTCAAATTGCCACACCGGCAATTCTGTTGACAGCAATGGGCAGCGTCGAGGACCGGGTCACCGGGCTCCGTGCGGGAGCAGACGACTACATGGTCAAGCCCTTCGCCTTTGTTGAATTGCTGGCAAGGATCGACACGATTTTTCGGCGCCCTGCACTGCGCATGGAGGTGACTGAGCTGGTCCATGGCGATCTGCGCCTCGACCTTCTATCGCGGGAGGCTTGGCGAGACGGACAGCGCATTGATTTGCAACCGCGTGAATTCATGCTGCTGAAGCATTTCATGGAGCGTCCCGGCCGAGTGCAAACAAAGACTATCCTGCTTGAGGCTATCTGGGATCTGCATTTTGATCCCAAGACCAGCGTGGTCGAGACGCACATCAGCCGGCTGCGCTCCAAGATCGATAAGCCCTTTGCGAAGCTCTATCTGACGACCCTTCATGGGATCGGTTATGTGTTTGAATCGGCATGA
- a CDS encoding COG4705 family protein, whose product MTYQDILEADAREIEPNQPNRVPEATPAFWLIKLMAVTMGETAADYLAVNLGLGLTLTTLIMCMILVIALCWQFAQRRYVPGVYWAAVVLISIVGTLVTDNLTDNLGVPLIDSTVVFMMALAGTFATWFASERTLSIHEVFTARREGFYWLAILFTFALGTAAGDLVSEQFGLGYLATGTLFGLIIASLASGYFTLKLDGLWAFWLCYIFTRPLGASLGDLLSQPADYGGMGFGTIPTSLGFLTVIAVTVCAMTFYRRRSS is encoded by the coding sequence ATGACCTATCAAGACATTCTCGAAGCTGATGCTCGCGAAATCGAGCCCAACCAGCCCAACCGCGTGCCTGAAGCGACGCCTGCATTCTGGCTTATCAAGCTGATGGCGGTAACCATGGGCGAGACGGCCGCCGATTACTTGGCGGTCAATCTCGGCCTCGGCCTGACGCTGACGACGCTGATCATGTGCATGATCCTCGTCATTGCACTGTGCTGGCAATTCGCACAGCGCCGCTATGTGCCCGGAGTCTACTGGGCAGCCGTGGTACTGATTTCGATTGTCGGCACGCTTGTGACCGACAATCTGACTGACAATCTTGGAGTGCCGCTGATCGATTCGACGGTTGTCTTCATGATGGCGTTGGCCGGCACGTTCGCGACATGGTTCGCTTCTGAGCGAACGCTTTCGATCCACGAGGTCTTCACGGCCCGGCGTGAAGGCTTTTACTGGCTGGCGATCCTGTTCACATTCGCCTTGGGCACGGCGGCCGGCGACTTGGTTTCTGAACAATTCGGGCTTGGCTATCTGGCGACGGGGACACTGTTCGGCCTGATCATAGCCTCGCTTGCCAGCGGCTATTTTACCCTGAAGCTCGACGGGCTCTGGGCCTTCTGGCTGTGCTACATCTTCACGAGGCCACTCGGTGCCTCTTTGGGCGACTTGCTGTCTCAACCGGCCGACTACGGTGGGATGGGCTTCGGCACGATTCCCACCAGCCTCGGCTTTCTGACGGTGATCGCCGTAACGGTCTGCGCGATGACGTTCTATCGCCGCCGCTCCTCGTAA
- a CDS encoding ABC transporter ATP-binding protein: MAETTLAISTRKLSCRYGDFIALHPLNLDIPKGEVFGFLGHNGAGKTTTIQLLTTLLEPSSGEASVAGCDARRNVVQLRRQIGYLPENVRLYDTLSTRENLRFFASLSQIEDAHERVEEVMDFLHIRELADRRLSTFSKGMRQRVGLAQAIVHRPSVLFLDEPTSGLDPMGVRMLREVIERLNADGMTIFMNTHVLSEVARSCTSIGVLSHGRLVFHDRIEAVSARYGDEAALEELYLSVVPGREDAA, translated from the coding sequence ATGGCCGAAACGACACTGGCAATCTCCACACGCAAACTAAGTTGCCGTTATGGCGACTTCATTGCGCTGCATCCGCTCAATCTCGATATTCCCAAAGGCGAGGTCTTCGGCTTTCTGGGACATAATGGTGCGGGCAAGACCACAACGATCCAGCTCCTGACCACCCTGCTCGAACCAAGTTCAGGAGAGGCGAGCGTCGCCGGTTGTGACGCCAGGCGCAACGTTGTCCAGCTTCGCCGCCAGATCGGCTATTTGCCGGAGAATGTGCGCCTCTACGATACGCTGAGCACACGCGAAAACTTGCGCTTTTTCGCCTCGTTATCTCAGATCGAGGACGCGCATGAGCGGGTCGAGGAAGTCATGGATTTCCTGCATATCCGTGAGCTGGCCGACCGCCGATTGAGTACCTTTTCCAAAGGTATGCGACAGCGCGTAGGCCTGGCCCAGGCGATCGTACATCGCCCATCGGTGTTGTTCCTCGACGAGCCCACCTCCGGGCTCGATCCCATGGGCGTACGAATGCTGCGAGAGGTAATCGAGCGGCTCAATGCCGACGGCATGACCATTTTTATGAACACTCATGTGCTGAGCGAGGTGGCGCGCAGCTGTACCTCTATCGGAGTGCTGTCACACGGGCGATTGGTATTCCACGACCGGATCGAAGCGGTTAGCGCGCGTTACGGCGATGAAGCGGCGTTGGAAGAGCTTTATCTCAGCGTTGTGCCCGGACGGGAGGACGCGGCATGA
- a CDS encoding ABC transporter permease, which produces MRPSTIIERHALAALARERTIIMIALLFAALVLASAYLGWSATITVDGIYASARGWFASNGQPIPPNPVTQGSALELLRNLTIYISLIGVFSAIVFGYRMVEADRRAGVLPLIGTRPLDRLDYARGKIGALAKGLGGQIGLAALVGALTLLVLPSIHVSVAEWVRFAAFFGLGWFYMMTFGLVAIGSSARAQSETAGLLVPAVLWLTLTFVMPALTGNILPTAAINPVSALAPAPQTLVFDWCATLLGPISLAEAYKYLGAELLGYLPVGLPPRGAVPPLVVVILAGAAAFAFALNSCLKLDMTKGGPNA; this is translated from the coding sequence ATGAGGCCCTCAACCATCATCGAAAGGCATGCTCTTGCCGCGCTTGCTCGCGAACGCACGATCATCATGATCGCCTTGTTGTTCGCGGCGCTTGTTCTAGCTTCGGCCTATCTCGGCTGGTCGGCTACAATCACCGTCGACGGCATCTATGCAAGCGCCAGGGGCTGGTTCGCAAGTAACGGTCAGCCAATCCCGCCCAACCCGGTTACGCAGGGTTCCGCCCTGGAGCTATTGCGAAATCTGACGATCTACATCAGCCTGATCGGGGTGTTTTCGGCCATCGTGTTCGGTTACCGCATGGTCGAGGCCGACCGCCGCGCAGGTGTTCTGCCATTGATAGGTACGCGGCCGCTCGACCGTCTCGACTATGCGCGCGGCAAAATTGGTGCCCTGGCCAAAGGCCTAGGCGGGCAGATCGGACTGGCCGCTCTTGTCGGGGCGCTGACGCTTCTGGTCCTGCCGTCGATCCATGTCAGCGTCGCCGAGTGGGTACGGTTCGCGGCCTTCTTCGGGCTCGGTTGGTTCTACATGATGACCTTCGGACTGGTCGCGATCGGTTCGAGCGCCCGGGCGCAAAGCGAAACCGCGGGACTTTTGGTCCCGGCCGTGCTGTGGCTGACGCTAACATTCGTAATGCCGGCACTGACCGGCAACATTCTGCCAACTGCTGCGATCAATCCGGTCTCTGCCCTTGCTCCAGCGCCGCAAACACTAGTTTTCGACTGGTGCGCGACACTGCTCGGGCCGATCTCGCTAGCCGAGGCCTACAAGTATTTAGGCGCCGAACTCCTCGGTTATCTGCCCGTCGGATTGCCCCCGCGGGGCGCTGTGCCGCCGCTCGTCGTTGTGATCCTTGCCGGGGCAGCAGCGTTTGCCTTTGCGCTGAACAGCTGCCTCAAGCTCGACATGACCAAGGGAGGTCCCAATGCTTAG
- a CDS encoding ABC transporter permease, whose translation MLSTLSAVAIISLKDARIALRDRFLLVATLALGTAALISLVTGTIAMRTDVATYMMAKEQLLALGKELGTIAAPEFYPFKLMRGTIEQIEIMGAVIALIAGYRAAVEERGRQTLALILTRPLSNWQFLAAKLLGGAGLVAVVLIAVFGASALVLATGSGVGLGIDDLLRLALIWGGSLLYLTGIFAVGFALSLWLKSPASGLLYAFALWLLVVLIAPQVGDTLDPDNQVVGGVFAQLAIPKVEQDRIKGGFATYETVRNGIEISSVTKHYERLTFAVLGIKDTYTGKTLEVIWVDKRGDALFLLLFALGLSGLVLLRPIQPNRLTKED comes from the coding sequence ATGCTTAGCACCCTCTCCGCCGTCGCGATCATCTCGCTCAAGGACGCCCGCATCGCCCTGCGCGATCGTTTCCTTCTGGTGGCGACCCTGGCCCTTGGAACGGCGGCGCTGATCTCGCTGGTCACAGGGACGATCGCGATGCGCACCGACGTCGCGACATACATGATGGCAAAGGAGCAATTGCTCGCCCTTGGCAAGGAACTCGGCACAATCGCCGCGCCCGAGTTCTATCCGTTCAAGCTGATGCGCGGCACAATCGAGCAGATCGAGATCATGGGCGCCGTGATCGCCCTGATCGCCGGGTATCGTGCCGCCGTCGAGGAGCGCGGACGTCAGACGCTCGCTTTGATCCTGACCCGACCGTTGAGCAACTGGCAGTTTCTCGCCGCAAAGCTTCTGGGGGGTGCCGGATTGGTGGCCGTGGTCCTGATCGCGGTTTTTGGCGCTTCGGCCCTGGTGCTCGCAACCGGCTCAGGTGTCGGGCTCGGAATCGATGATTTGCTGCGGCTTGCGTTGATTTGGGGCGGATCCCTGCTTTACCTAACAGGCATCTTTGCCGTGGGATTTGCCCTCAGTCTCTGGCTAAAAAGCCCAGCAAGCGGCTTGCTTTACGCCTTCGCGCTCTGGCTTCTGGTCGTACTGATCGCGCCTCAGGTGGGCGATACGCTCGACCCTGACAATCAGGTCGTCGGCGGCGTCTTTGCCCAGCTCGCCATCCCGAAGGTCGAGCAGGATCGGATCAAGGGGGGCTTTGCCACCTACGAGACGGTACGCAACGGCATCGAGATCTCGTCCGTTACCAAGCATTACGAGCGGCTCACCTTCGCTGTGCTCGGGATCAAGGACACCTACACCGGCAAGACGCTGGAAGTAATCTGGGTCGACAAGCGTGGCGATGCGCTGTTCCTCCTCCTTTTCGCCTTGGGCCTGAGCGGGCTTGTCCTACTGCGGCCAATCCAACCCAATCGTCTCACCAAGGAAGACTGA